One genomic region from Methanomassiliicoccales archaeon encodes:
- a CDS encoding 30S ribosomal protein S4 produces MGDPKFPRKSYDTPSHPWEGERIKEEHALCRQYGLKNKRELWKAKSILRSFRKQSRDLQARLRTGEEQARIEAQNLLKCCARMGLLPMGSATLDDVLTLDTETLLNRRLQTVVYRKGLAASPKQARQLIFHGHVALSGRKVTIPGMLVERGQEEYISYNGSSPYASDLHPLRVDMPKVVEARTRRIARDARREKEMEGRDRRGGKGRGMPRRATREVVKAKEIPDKDGGASASIDAVVPAEPKAKEE; encoded by the coding sequence ATGGGAGACCCTAAATTTCCTCGGAAATCCTACGATACGCCGTCCCATCCCTGGGAAGGCGAACGCATAAAGGAAGAGCATGCCCTGTGCCGACAGTACGGCCTGAAGAACAAGAGGGAGCTGTGGAAGGCCAAGTCCATCCTCCGAAGCTTCCGAAAGCAGTCCCGAGACCTCCAGGCCCGATTGCGCACTGGCGAGGAACAGGCCAGGATCGAGGCCCAGAACCTTCTGAAGTGCTGCGCCCGCATGGGCCTGCTGCCCATGGGGAGCGCCACACTGGACGACGTACTCACTTTGGACACGGAGACGCTCCTGAACCGCCGCCTGCAGACCGTGGTCTACAGGAAGGGTCTGGCAGCCTCCCCCAAACAGGCGCGCCAGTTGATCTTCCACGGACATGTTGCCCTCAGCGGCCGCAAGGTCACCATCCCCGGCATGCTGGTGGAGAGGGGACAGGAAGAGTACATCTCATACAACGGCTCCTCGCCCTATGCCAGTGACTTGCACCCCCTGCGGGTGGACATGCCGAAGGTGGTAGAGGCGCGGACCAGAAGGATTGCCCGCGATGCCCGCCGCGAGAAGGAAATGGAAGGCAGGGACCGCCGCGGTGGCAAGGGAAGGGGAATGCCCCGCAGGGCGACCCGCGAAGTGGTCAAGGCGAAAGAGATCCCTGACAAGGATGGGGGAGCTTCCGCATCCATTGACGCCGTCGTTCCCGCCGAGCCTAAGGCTAAGGAGGAGTGA